A portion of the Halopelagius inordinatus genome contains these proteins:
- a CDS encoding 2'-5' RNA ligase family protein: protein MFSLNILAPGSVERLAEDLFPHLSPFESVRDRHTLVVKRLEGEESLPRIRERLRSALSGRPPFEVRTDGIDYFGRPTRGEGPVVYLRIESPGLYDLHETLCREFGVVAEMEGEEYTPHVTLARGGRISDAEELAKRDVDDVRWTVNRLAVWDARYREAAARLPLRG from the coding sequence GTGTTCAGCCTGAACATCCTCGCCCCGGGGAGCGTCGAGCGACTCGCCGAGGACCTGTTTCCCCACCTCTCGCCGTTCGAGAGCGTCCGCGACAGACACACGCTCGTCGTCAAGCGACTGGAGGGCGAAGAGTCGCTCCCGCGGATTCGCGAACGACTTCGGTCCGCCCTCTCGGGGCGGCCCCCGTTCGAGGTGCGGACCGACGGCATCGACTACTTCGGACGGCCCACCCGAGGGGAGGGACCGGTCGTCTACCTCCGCATCGAGAGCCCCGGCCTCTACGACCTGCACGAGACGCTCTGTCGGGAGTTCGGCGTCGTCGCGGAGATGGAGGGCGAGGAGTACACGCCGCACGTGACCCTCGCGCGCGGCGGGCGGATTTCGGACGCGGAGGAGTTGGCCAAGAGAGACGTAGACGACGTGCGGTGGACGGTGAACCGACTCGCCGTCTGGGACGCGCGCTACCGCGAGGCGGCCGCGCGACTACCGCTCCGAGGCTGA
- a CDS encoding cytochrome P450 yields MSTQPPGPRGVPVFGSSRHYAKDPFTFLTNVAEAYGDVIHFGLGPIDTYMLTNPADVERVLVTEDAKYHKPDFQDDAIGTLLGDGLLLSEGETWRKQRELAKPAFDPRRIASLSDAMTDHATAMVAEWEDGDVRDVQLEMARVTVRIIVDAMFGADLDDERTRVVQENLEPLGKRFEPDPFRFLVPDWAPTKENREYKQSVRVLEGVIDDIVAERTGTEESPAAAVGNGTGEMPMDLLSVLLRAKKRGEQSDQQLRDEMMTMLLAGHDTTALTLTYTWYLLSQHPEAEAKVHEELEAVCGGETPTMADVRQFDYVERVLQEAMRLYPPVYVIFREPQVDVRLGGYRIPEGSAVMLPQWVVHRSPRWYDDPETFDPDRWLPERRADRPRFSYFPFGGGPRHCIGKRFSMLEAQLILGTVAQQYELEYVREKPFDLRGSLTMHPDEPMGMRLRKRE; encoded by the coding sequence ATGAGCACCCAGCCACCCGGACCGAGGGGCGTGCCGGTGTTCGGCAGCAGTCGTCACTACGCGAAGGACCCCTTCACGTTCCTGACGAACGTCGCCGAGGCGTACGGCGACGTTATCCACTTCGGACTCGGGCCCATAGACACCTACATGCTCACCAACCCCGCGGACGTGGAGCGGGTGTTGGTGACCGAGGACGCGAAGTACCACAAGCCGGACTTTCAGGACGACGCTATCGGAACGCTCCTCGGAGACGGCCTGCTTTTGAGCGAGGGCGAGACGTGGCGGAAACAGCGCGAACTCGCCAAGCCGGCGTTCGACCCCCGTCGAATCGCGTCGCTGTCGGACGCGATGACGGACCACGCGACGGCGATGGTCGCAGAGTGGGAGGACGGCGACGTCCGCGACGTGCAGTTGGAGATGGCTCGCGTCACGGTGCGGATTATCGTCGACGCGATGTTCGGCGCAGACTTAGACGACGAACGGACGCGCGTGGTCCAAGAGAACCTCGAACCGTTGGGCAAGCGGTTCGAACCCGACCCGTTTCGGTTTCTCGTCCCCGACTGGGCGCCGACGAAAGAGAACCGCGAGTACAAGCAGTCGGTGCGGGTGTTGGAGGGCGTAATCGACGACATCGTCGCCGAGCGAACGGGAACCGAGGAGAGTCCCGCCGCGGCGGTGGGGAACGGCACCGGAGAGATGCCGATGGACCTCCTCTCTGTGCTCTTGCGGGCGAAAAAGCGAGGAGAGCAGTCCGACCAGCAACTCCGCGACGAGATGATGACGATGCTGCTTGCGGGCCACGACACGACGGCGTTGACGCTGACGTACACGTGGTATCTGCTGTCGCAACACCCCGAGGCGGAGGCGAAGGTCCACGAGGAACTCGAAGCGGTCTGCGGGGGCGAGACGCCGACGATGGCCGACGTTCGGCAGTTCGACTACGTCGAACGCGTCTTACAGGAGGCGATGCGCCTCTATCCGCCGGTGTACGTCATCTTCCGCGAACCGCAGGTGGACGTGCGACTCGGCGGGTACCGGATACCCGAAGGCTCCGCGGTGATGCTCCCGCAGTGGGTCGTCCACCGGTCGCCGCGGTGGTACGACGACCCCGAGACGTTCGACCCCGACCGGTGGCTTCCCGAACGGCGGGCCGACCGGCCGCGCTTCTCGTACTTCCCGTTCGGCGGCGGGCCGCGACACTGCATCGGAAAGCGGTTCTCGATGCTGGAAGCGCAGTTGATACTCGGCACCGTCGCCCAGCAGTACGAACTGGAGTACGTCCGCGAGAAGCCGTTCGACCTGCGCGGGTCGCTGACGATGCACCCCGACGAACCGATGGGGATGCGACTCCGAAAGCGCGAGTGA
- a CDS encoding ATP-dependent DNA helicase, producing MRFFPYDRPYPNQRAAMAGIAEALDEERDVLIEGAPGTGKTLSALVPALECAQREDKTVVITTNVHQQMRQFVEDARAIADEEAIRAVVFKGKSSMCHIGVDYQECQTLRDTTRSLVEKQEDREELSEQANALVERMREGEDGAAEARTAVTDELDQLEEELEELREGNICEYYHNNLTENTEEFFQWLFDDVRTPEDIYDYADRRQLCGYELLKEGMEEVDLVVCNYHHLLDPNIREQFFRWLNRDPEDVITVFDEAHNIESAARDHASRSLTENTLEQALNELEDADDSRAEAARNVLSAFLGALRETYDDALGFGEREQVGDDWHDLSIANRDRRDELTLGFLDRYEGRGIDAEVDLALQLGKRLDREYEEAYKDGETTTRKECQTLQAAAFVEAWMADGAKLGQHPMCSVRREGGTEEMYGRAELYTCIPREVTETLFEEVHASILMSATLRPFDVAADVLGLSDPKTMAYGLEYPEENRRTLTVETPALFKSEREEPRTQEKLTDVLADASRFTPGNTLVFFPSYAEAERYHERLTDRADVTDRLLLDEAGTPTEELRQRFVDCDGAVLLTSLWGTLAEGVSFDGDDARTVVVVGVPYPHLSERMEAIQDAYDRAYGDRRAAGWRYAVEIPTIRKTRQALGRVIRSPDDFGVRVLADKRYTRASSEMGKYGVRSTFPPEERAELVDVSRRKLKFAMLNFYADHDAYDGAPPSP from the coding sequence ATGCGGTTCTTCCCGTACGACCGGCCGTATCCGAATCAGCGCGCGGCGATGGCGGGCATCGCCGAGGCGTTAGACGAGGAGCGAGACGTGCTCATCGAAGGAGCGCCGGGGACGGGCAAGACGCTCTCGGCGTTGGTTCCGGCGTTGGAGTGCGCACAGCGGGAAGACAAGACGGTGGTCATCACGACGAACGTCCACCAGCAGATGCGCCAGTTCGTCGAGGACGCGCGGGCCATCGCCGACGAGGAGGCGATTCGCGCCGTCGTGTTCAAAGGCAAGTCGTCGATGTGTCACATCGGCGTCGACTATCAGGAGTGCCAGACGCTCCGGGACACGACGCGCAGTCTGGTCGAAAAACAAGAGGACAGAGAGGAGTTGTCCGAGCAGGCAAACGCCCTCGTCGAACGGATGCGGGAGGGCGAAGACGGTGCGGCGGAGGCCCGAACCGCCGTCACGGACGAACTCGACCAGCTAGAGGAGGAACTCGAGGAACTCCGGGAGGGGAACATCTGCGAGTACTACCACAACAACCTCACCGAGAACACCGAGGAGTTCTTCCAGTGGCTGTTCGACGACGTGCGGACGCCCGAGGACATCTACGACTACGCCGACAGACGGCAGTTGTGCGGCTACGAACTGCTGAAAGAGGGGATGGAGGAGGTCGACCTCGTCGTCTGTAACTACCACCACCTGTTGGACCCGAACATCCGCGAGCAGTTCTTCCGGTGGTTGAACCGCGACCCCGAGGACGTCATCACCGTCTTCGACGAGGCGCACAACATCGAGTCGGCCGCCCGGGACCACGCGAGTCGGAGCCTCACGGAGAACACGCTCGAACAGGCGCTGAACGAACTCGAAGACGCCGATGACTCCCGGGCCGAGGCGGCGCGGAACGTCCTCTCGGCGTTCCTCGGCGCGCTTCGAGAGACGTACGACGACGCGCTCGGCTTCGGCGAACGCGAACAGGTCGGCGACGACTGGCACGACCTGTCTATCGCCAACCGCGACAGGCGCGACGAGTTGACGCTCGGCTTCCTCGATAGATACGAGGGCCGCGGCATCGACGCGGAAGTCGACCTCGCCCTCCAGTTGGGCAAGCGCCTCGACAGGGAGTACGAGGAGGCGTACAAAGACGGCGAGACGACGACGAGAAAGGAGTGCCAGACGCTACAGGCGGCGGCGTTCGTCGAGGCGTGGATGGCCGACGGCGCGAAACTCGGCCAGCATCCGATGTGTTCGGTCCGACGCGAGGGCGGTACCGAGGAGATGTACGGGCGCGCCGAACTGTACACCTGCATCCCGCGGGAGGTGACCGAGACGCTGTTCGAGGAGGTGCACGCGAGCATCCTCATGAGCGCGACGCTCCGACCGTTCGACGTGGCGGCGGACGTGCTCGGCCTCTCGGACCCGAAGACGATGGCGTACGGGTTGGAGTACCCCGAGGAGAACCGCCGAACGCTGACCGTCGAGACGCCCGCCCTCTTCAAGAGCGAACGCGAGGAACCGCGGACCCAAGAGAAACTGACGGACGTTCTCGCCGACGCCTCACGGTTCACGCCGGGGAACACGCTGGTGTTCTTCCCGTCGTACGCCGAGGCCGAACGCTACCACGAACGGCTGACCGACCGGGCGGACGTGACCGACCGCTTGCTGTTGGACGAGGCGGGGACGCCCACGGAGGAGTTGCGCCAGCGGTTCGTAGACTGCGACGGAGCGGTCCTCCTGACCTCGCTTTGGGGAACGCTCGCGGAGGGCGTGAGTTTCGACGGCGACGACGCGCGAACCGTCGTCGTCGTCGGCGTCCCGTACCCGCATCTCTCCGAGCGGATGGAGGCGATACAGGACGCCTACGACAGAGCGTACGGCGACCGGAGAGCGGCCGGGTGGCGCTACGCCGTCGAGATTCCGACGATTCGGAAGACCCGGCAGGCCCTCGGGCGCGTCATCCGGTCGCCCGACGACTTCGGCGTCCGCGTGTTGGCTGACAAACGCTACACGCGGGCGAGTTCCGAGATGGGCAAGTACGGCGTCCGTTCGACGTTCCCGCCCGAAGAGCGCGCGGAACTCGTAGACGTCTCACGCAGAAAACTGAAGTTCGCGATGTTGAACTTCTACGCCGACCACGACGCGTACGACGGCGCGCCGCCGAGTCCCTGA
- a CDS encoding DUF6789 family protein, producing MATETTTATAESNENYQWMGGVAAGAVAAIAMGAMMAVQMRPVLEVAIPSMYFLTGGAAGFAVHVAHGAVLGVAFAAIASARSDLTTTKSAGLGIAYGVAVWAVLAVVVMPIWLSAVGSPANPPLPNVNVTSLVGHVVYGAVLGLTYPTLRDALR from the coding sequence ATGGCGACCGAAACGACGACTGCCACGGCCGAATCGAACGAGAACTACCAATGGATGGGCGGCGTCGCGGCGGGCGCAGTCGCCGCAATCGCGATGGGCGCGATGATGGCGGTGCAGATGCGCCCCGTCCTCGAAGTGGCCATCCCCTCGATGTACTTTCTCACCGGCGGCGCGGCGGGATTCGCCGTCCACGTCGCCCACGGCGCGGTACTCGGCGTCGCGTTCGCGGCTATCGCGTCCGCGCGTTCGGACCTGACGACGACGAAGAGCGCCGGCCTCGGTATCGCGTACGGCGTGGCCGTCTGGGCCGTCCTCGCCGTCGTGGTGATGCCGATATGGCTCTCGGCCGTCGGGTCGCCCGCGAACCCGCCGCTTCCGAACGTGAACGTCACGAGTCTGGTGGGCCACGTCGTCTACGGCGCGGTGCTCGGACTGACCTATCCGACGCTTCGCGACGCCCTGCGCTGA
- a CDS encoding DUF7537 family lipoprotein — MRPRTSTVAVALLLVLAGCAAVSNAPTAGSEWVSPSDPLPDELPPGVSESGVDSDALLEANRAALEDESFALRTNGTDSVGSSEEVVRAVADRSRVRLDLKTGGPDREVFLDGETLFVRTHRGNDTAVRTAPRTKDADVVPDSFVRDDRLAQFARAAAHEPVGTVERDGETLVVLEADESDPSGEAFDDLTVETFRSQILVGSDGVVREFHGVVEGTDESGDEFRIDHRYALEELGKVSVEKPTWAEAD; from the coding sequence ATGCGTCCCCGAACCTCCACCGTCGCAGTCGCCCTCCTCCTCGTCCTCGCTGGGTGTGCTGCCGTCTCGAACGCGCCGACCGCCGGCAGCGAGTGGGTCTCTCCGTCGGATCCGCTCCCCGACGAACTTCCGCCGGGCGTCTCCGAATCGGGCGTCGATTCCGACGCGTTGCTCGAAGCGAACCGCGCCGCCCTCGAAGACGAGAGTTTCGCCCTCCGAACCAACGGCACGGATTCCGTCGGGTCGTCCGAAGAAGTAGTACGTGCCGTCGCAGACCGCTCTCGCGTCCGCTTGGACCTGAAGACGGGCGGACCCGATAGGGAGGTGTTCCTCGACGGAGAGACACTCTTCGTCCGGACGCACCGCGGGAACGACACTGCCGTGCGGACGGCACCGCGGACGAAAGACGCCGACGTCGTCCCAGACTCGTTTGTCCGCGACGACAGACTCGCGCAGTTCGCCCGCGCCGCAGCGCACGAACCGGTCGGAACCGTCGAACGCGACGGAGAGACGCTGGTCGTCCTCGAAGCCGACGAGTCGGACCCCTCCGGGGAGGCGTTCGACGACCTGACCGTCGAGACGTTCCGGTCGCAGATTCTCGTCGGGAGCGACGGCGTCGTCCGCGAGTTCCACGGCGTGGTCGAGGGAACCGACGAGTCGGGCGACGAGTTCCGAATCGACCACCGATACGCGCTCGAAGAACTCGGCAAGGTGAGCGTCGAGAAGCCCACATGGGCCGAAGCGGACTGA
- a CDS encoding MFS transporter gives MRWRYRETVLTLCTVAFFVTMVGRLAISPIIPDIAADLGISNSLIGGALTAMWVAYALVQFPSGVLADRFGERAVILVSVGGTGATTFLIASSPGFGVFVLGTVLLGAAAGLHYSVATALITRTYDDIGKAIGLHNGGGPLAGLVTPVAVAWVAVSYGWRVAVGLVAVLAVPVVALFWWRIRPTEPRRPNGRMRERFDLGPMTTLLSRPTILFTSVVAALADFVWQGLASFLPTFFVQYHGYSQTLAGSLFAGYFVAQGVLQVGVGAAADRFGRDVAAGACMVASIAGIGVLVVGPGLPWMVAGIGLLGLGMGWAAAVFPRFMDSLSADEQSSGFGLIRTAYMVVAASGSVVVGVLADSFGWGVAFGFLMALLAVAGGLLAGNRALGLGY, from the coding sequence ATGCGATGGAGATACCGAGAGACGGTTCTCACCCTCTGTACCGTCGCGTTCTTCGTGACCATGGTCGGGCGGTTAGCCATCAGTCCCATCATCCCCGACATCGCCGCCGACCTGGGCATCTCGAACTCCCTCATCGGCGGCGCGTTGACCGCGATGTGGGTCGCGTACGCTCTGGTCCAGTTTCCGAGCGGTGTCCTCGCCGACCGGTTCGGCGAACGCGCCGTCATCCTCGTCTCCGTCGGCGGGACCGGAGCCACCACGTTCCTGATAGCGTCGTCGCCCGGATTCGGCGTGTTCGTCCTCGGGACGGTGCTTCTGGGTGCGGCCGCGGGCCTGCACTACAGCGTCGCAACCGCCCTCATTACTCGAACGTACGACGACATCGGGAAAGCCATCGGACTGCACAACGGGGGCGGACCGCTGGCGGGACTGGTGACGCCCGTCGCCGTCGCGTGGGTTGCCGTCTCCTACGGGTGGCGAGTGGCCGTCGGACTCGTCGCCGTCCTCGCCGTCCCCGTCGTCGCTCTCTTCTGGTGGCGGATTCGGCCGACCGAACCGCGACGGCCGAACGGGCGGATGCGAGAGCGGTTCGACCTCGGCCCGATGACGACGCTTCTCTCGCGGCCGACGATACTGTTTACGAGCGTCGTCGCCGCCCTCGCGGACTTCGTCTGGCAGGGGTTGGCGTCGTTTCTGCCGACGTTCTTCGTCCAGTACCACGGCTACTCGCAGACGCTCGCGGGGAGTCTCTTTGCGGGCTACTTCGTCGCCCAAGGAGTATTACAGGTCGGCGTCGGTGCCGCGGCGGACCGGTTCGGCCGCGACGTCGCGGCGGGGGCGTGCATGGTCGCGAGCATCGCCGGCATCGGAGTGCTCGTCGTCGGACCCGGGCTTCCGTGGATGGTGGCCGGTATCGGTCTGCTCGGATTGGGGATGGGGTGGGCGGCGGCGGTGTTCCCCCGCTTCATGGACTCGCTCTCCGCGGACGAGCAGAGTTCCGGATTCGGACTGATTCGGACGGCGTACATGGTCGTCGCCGCGTCGGGGTCCGTCGTCGTCGGCGTGCTGGCGGACTCGTTCGGGTGGGGCGTCGCCTTCGGGTTTCTGATGGCTCTCCTCGCCGTCGCCGGCGGATTGCTCGCCGGGAACAGGGCGCTCGGATTGGGGTACTGA
- a CDS encoding HalOD1 output domain-containing protein: MKPPSVRVLEAIAATEGVEPIEIDRPLGESIDVDALDALFEGEEPQNCPAAVRFAYYGYTVVVSGTGAVNLR; the protein is encoded by the coding sequence ATGAAGCCCCCGAGTGTCAGGGTGTTAGAGGCCATCGCCGCCACGGAGGGCGTCGAACCGATCGAAATCGACCGCCCCCTCGGCGAGAGTATCGACGTCGACGCCTTGGACGCGTTGTTCGAGGGGGAGGAACCACAGAACTGTCCGGCCGCAGTCAGATTCGCGTACTACGGATACACAGTCGTCGTCTCCGGTACTGGGGCCGTGAACCTGCGATAG
- a CDS encoding DUF7344 domain-containing protein → MSKDQEEWISRPDDLQNAVYKALTHPHRRTVLRCVAARQSPVSVDRLASEVAAAEDGVTVAEVTDERRTAALVALVHLHLPELDRAGFVRWDREPGHVASTSLLAEIAATPVSGSVFDPFPAPSAGTG, encoded by the coding sequence ATGTCGAAAGACCAGGAAGAGTGGATTTCACGCCCCGACGACTTACAGAACGCCGTTTACAAGGCTCTCACCCATCCTCACCGGCGGACCGTTCTCAGATGCGTGGCCGCGCGCCAGTCGCCGGTGAGCGTGGACCGACTCGCGTCCGAAGTCGCCGCCGCGGAAGACGGCGTCACCGTCGCGGAGGTGACGGACGAACGGCGGACGGCCGCACTCGTCGCTCTCGTCCACCTGCATCTCCCCGAACTCGACAGAGCGGGGTTCGTCCGGTGGGACCGAGAGCCGGGACACGTCGCGTCGACGTCGCTACTGGCGGAGATAGCGGCGACGCCGGTTTCGGGGAGCGTGTTCGACCCGTTTCCCGCCCCGTCGGCGGGGACGGGATAG
- a CDS encoding helix-turn-helix domain-containing protein — protein sequence MSIVAEFSVPADQFLFGETIAAAPGLSIDVERAVPAGSRIMPYVWARGDGRAEFVTSMRENDYVRSVVVRDKFEDSSLCEVEWEESAERLVHEIHEMGATILEACVDGVRWRFRIRFESHDGLAKFNVYCKRHEIPYRLDRIAHLSTPSHPTDAYGLTAPQREALSLAVERGYFEVPRQVGFDELADELGVSVQAFSERVRRGADKVLRSALSARTDDND from the coding sequence ATGAGTATCGTCGCCGAGTTCTCGGTACCCGCCGACCAGTTTCTCTTCGGTGAGACGATAGCGGCAGCCCCCGGTCTGTCGATAGACGTCGAACGCGCCGTCCCGGCGGGGTCGCGAATCATGCCCTACGTCTGGGCGCGCGGCGACGGCAGAGCGGAGTTCGTCACCTCGATGCGCGAAAACGACTACGTCAGATCCGTCGTCGTCCGCGACAAGTTCGAGGACTCCTCGCTCTGTGAGGTAGAGTGGGAAGAGTCCGCCGAACGCCTCGTGCACGAGATACACGAGATGGGAGCGACGATTCTGGAGGCGTGCGTCGACGGCGTGCGGTGGCGGTTCCGAATCCGATTCGAGAGCCACGACGGCCTCGCGAAGTTCAACGTCTACTGCAAGCGACACGAGATACCCTACCGACTCGACCGAATCGCCCACCTCTCGACGCCGTCGCACCCCACCGACGCGTACGGCCTGACCGCGCCGCAACGAGAGGCGTTGAGTCTCGCCGTCGAACGGGGGTACTTCGAGGTGCCCAGACAGGTGGGGTTCGACGAACTGGCCGACGAACTCGGCGTGTCGGTACAAGCGTTCTCCGAACGCGTCCGGCGAGGCGCGGACAAGGTTCTCAGGTCGGCGCTGTCCGCGCGGACAGACGACAACGACTAG
- the argF gene encoding ornithine carbamoyltransferase, protein MLETDHFLDIDDITTDELQTILDRAAAIKSGEDDSRLPEQTLGMLFEKPSTRTRISFETGMTQLGGHAVFLGPDDIQLGHGEPISDTSRVLSRYVDVVMARLFSHDDLVEIADYADVPVVNGLTDDAHPCQTLADLLTIQEEFGGFDGVQAAWVGDGNNVGQSFVVGAAMAGLDLTVATPSDYGMDDDVVEQAADLGHEPTIVDSPEAAVEDADVVYTDVWISMGQESQRHEKLQAFEGYQVNETLLSETNAKVMHCLPAHRGEEISHDVLESDRALVWDQAENRLHAQKGLLVELLE, encoded by the coding sequence ATGCTCGAAACCGACCACTTCCTCGACATCGACGACATCACGACGGACGAACTACAGACGATACTCGACCGCGCCGCCGCGATAAAGAGCGGCGAGGACGACTCGCGACTCCCCGAACAGACGCTCGGGATGCTCTTCGAGAAACCGAGCACCCGGACGCGAATCTCTTTCGAGACGGGCATGACGCAACTGGGCGGCCACGCCGTCTTCCTCGGCCCCGACGACATCCAACTGGGCCACGGCGAACCCATCTCGGACACCTCGCGCGTCCTCTCGCGCTACGTGGACGTGGTGATGGCGCGGTTGTTCTCGCACGACGACCTCGTGGAGATAGCCGACTACGCCGACGTGCCGGTGGTGAACGGTCTGACCGACGACGCCCACCCCTGCCAGACGCTCGCGGACCTGCTGACGATACAAGAGGAGTTCGGCGGGTTCGACGGGGTGCAGGCGGCGTGGGTCGGCGACGGCAACAACGTCGGCCAGTCGTTCGTCGTCGGCGCGGCGATGGCCGGACTCGACCTGACGGTGGCGACGCCGTCGGACTACGGGATGGACGACGACGTCGTCGAACAGGCCGCGGACCTCGGCCACGAACCGACCATCGTCGACAGTCCCGAGGCGGCCGTCGAAGACGCGGACGTTGTGTACACCGACGTCTGGATTTCGATGGGCCAAGAGTCCCAACGCCACGAGAAACTGCAGGCGTTCGAGGGGTATCAGGTGAACGAGACCCTGCTCTCGGAGACGAACGCGAAGGTGATGCACTGTCTGCCCGCCCACCGCGGCGAGGAGATAAGCCACGACGTCCTCGAATCGGACCGCGCTCTCGTCTGGGACCAAGCCGAGAACCGCCTGCACGCCCAAAAGGGGCTTCTCGTAGAGTTGTTGGAGTAG
- a CDS encoding [LysW]-lysine hydrolase, with the protein MSIELDHDVFDVQDDLTEGLTEAQTLLADLVSIPSPSGDESAAAERLKSYFEEHGREVWIDEVGNVRAPADDSVLLTSHIDTVPGDVPVKVEEGVLWGRGSVDATGPLAAMAVAAVRTGVSFVGVVGEETNSRGAWHLAETREQPDAVVNGEPSGWDGITLGYRGFLSGTYVSTSELGHSSRPENNAIQSAVNWWSRVADFFDEDESDGVFDTVTTKPVTFDGGPTEDGLAVEATVDVQFRVPPRYTIDDVREVAEGELTRGSVHWEKPIPPVMTSPRTEVARAFRVAIREEEGDPRLLRKTGTSDMNIFAGVWDCPMATYGPGDSELDHSPNEHVDLAEYDSSIEVLTSVCETLTD; encoded by the coding sequence ATGAGCATCGAACTCGACCACGACGTCTTCGACGTGCAGGACGACCTGACCGAGGGGCTGACGGAAGCGCAGACGCTCTTGGCTGACCTCGTCTCCATCCCCTCGCCGTCGGGCGACGAGTCCGCCGCCGCCGAACGCCTGAAATCGTACTTCGAAGAGCACGGCCGCGAGGTGTGGATAGACGAGGTGGGCAACGTGCGCGCGCCCGCCGACGACTCGGTGCTTTTGACCTCCCACATCGACACCGTGCCGGGCGACGTGCCCGTGAAAGTCGAAGAGGGCGTCCTCTGGGGGCGCGGAAGCGTCGACGCCACCGGCCCCCTCGCGGCGATGGCCGTCGCCGCCGTCCGCACGGGCGTCTCCTTCGTCGGCGTCGTCGGCGAGGAGACGAACTCCCGCGGCGCGTGGCATCTCGCGGAGACCCGCGAGCAACCCGACGCCGTCGTCAACGGCGAACCCTCCGGCTGGGACGGCATCACGCTCGGATACCGCGGGTTTCTCTCCGGGACGTACGTCTCGACGAGCGAACTCGGCCACTCCTCGCGCCCGGAGAACAACGCCATCCAGTCCGCGGTCAACTGGTGGTCTCGCGTCGCGGACTTCTTCGACGAGGACGAGTCCGACGGCGTCTTCGACACCGTCACGACGAAACCCGTCACGTTCGACGGCGGCCCCACCGAGGACGGCCTCGCGGTGGAGGCGACGGTGGACGTGCAGTTCCGCGTTCCCCCGCGCTACACCATCGACGACGTGCGCGAAGTCGCCGAGGGCGAACTCACCCGCGGAAGCGTCCACTGGGAAAAGCCCATCCCGCCCGTGATGACGAGTCCCCGAACCGAGGTGGCGCGGGCGTTCCGCGTCGCCATCCGCGAGGAGGAGGGCGACCCCCGCTTGCTCCGGAAGACGGGGACGAGCGACATGAACATCTTCGCCGGCGTCTGGGACTGCCCCATGGCGACGTACGGTCCCGGCGACTCGGAGTTGGACCACTCGCCGAACGAACACGTAGACCTCGCGGAGTACGACAGTTCCATCGAGGTGCTGACGAGCGTCTGCGAGACGCTCACCGACTAA